One Lampris incognitus isolate fLamInc1 chromosome 14, fLamInc1.hap2, whole genome shotgun sequence DNA window includes the following coding sequences:
- the ankrd45 gene encoding ankyrin repeat domain-containing protein 45 codes for MASKQEEIFNCVLAGDLKNLQQHLENENGGEEAKEGVKFEFTDEMGRNALFAACSLGRSAIVRELVKHGARLNKCTARGYSPLHCATCWGHLETVKTLLDLGANPQAKNFRGERPVDVAKRYSHTDCADCLDLAEAKQDFLSYISYVTDTIFDRENTQGIQVKFNKEEKNKCMNACSTMSDWIQNVKNPTLSDYTAQRKHMEDTLQPILSKLSAQSAQAPAK; via the exons GTTGGCTGGGGACTTAAAAAATCTTCAGCAACATTTAGAAAATGAGAATGGGGGCGAAGAAGCGAAGGAAGGAGTTAAATTCGAGTTTACAGACGAGATGGGGAGGAACGCCCTGTTTGCGGCATGTTCGTTGGGGAGGAGCGCCATCGTCCGCGAGCTTGTAAAACACGGAGCCCGGCTCAACAAATGTACAGCAAGGG GTTATTCCCCATTGCACTGTGCTACCTGTTGGGGCCACCTGGAGACTGTGAAGACTTTGCTTGATCTTGGAGCCAATCCACAGGCCAAGAACTTCAGAGGGGAGCGACCTGTAGATGTAGCCAAGAGATATTCACACACAGACTGTGCTGACTGTCTTGATCTGGCAG AAGCTAAACAGGACTTTCTGTCATACATAAGTTATGTAACAGACACCATCTTTGACCGAGAAAATACCCAGGGGATCCAGGTCAAATTCAACAAAGAAGAAAAG AACAAGTGCATGAATGCATGCTCCACCATGTCAGATTGGATTCAGAATGTCAAAAATCCTACACTCTCAGACTACACAGCCCAAAGGAAACACATGGAGGACACCCTTCAACCTATTCTCTCTAAGCTCTCAGCACAGT CAGCTCAAGCTCCTGCCAAATAA